The following proteins are encoded in a genomic region of Grus americana isolate bGruAme1 chromosome 5, bGruAme1.mat, whole genome shotgun sequence:
- the LOC129207365 gene encoding olfactory receptor 1019-like produces the protein MAGGNHSSVTEFVLLGFTDLQELLFVVFLLIYITTLVGNLGMIILIRTNSQLHVPMYFFLSHLSFLDICYSSSIMPKLLSGLLAERNVISFNGCITQFFFFAVFGTTEAILLAVMAYDRYAAIHEPLHYLAAMSHGVRVQLVVGSYAAGSLNALVHTSALLRLSFCGPNVVNHFYCEIPPLLLLSCSDTWLNEMVMATCIGFIITTSVLAIIVSYTCILLTIWSIRSVEGRHKAFSTCTSHLMAVVLFYGSAAFLYFHPFSKHTDQGKTASIFYTMVTPMLNPFIYSLRNKEVRSTLRKAMNKLLSCMYFHRSRSNQTKVDITCHSRASRRNKADT, from the coding sequence ATGGCTGGGGGGAACCACTCAAGTGTGACTGAATTTGTCCTTCTGGGCTTCACCgacctgcaggagctgctcttTGTGGTATTTTTACTCATCTACATCACCACGCTGGTGGGGAACCTGGGGATGATCATCCTCATCAGGACCAACTCTCAGCTTCATGTgcccatgtacttcttcctcagCCACCTCTCTTTCCTGGACATCTGCTATTCTTCATCCATCATGCCGAAGCTCCTGTCAGGCCTCCTTGCCGAGAGAAATGTCATTTCTTTCAATGGTTGCATCacacagtttttcttctttgcagtaTTCGGCACCACAGAAGCCATCCTTCTGGCCGTCATGGCGTACGATCGCTACGCAGCCATCCATGAGCCTCTGCACTACTTGGCTGCCATGTCCCATGGGGTCCGTGTCCAGCTGGTGGTGGGCTCCTACGCTGCCGGGAGCCTGAACGCCCTCGTGCACACCAGCGCTCTCCTCCGACTCTCTTTCTGTGGTCCAAATGTTGTCAATCATTTCTACTGTGAAATCCCACCGCTCCTGCTACTCTCGTGCTCCGACACCTGGCTCAATGAGATGGTGATGGCCACATGCATTGGCTTCATCATAACAACCTCAGTCTTGGCCATCATTGTCTCCTACACTTGCATCCTGCTCACCATCTGGAGCATCCGCTCTGTAGAGGGCAGGCACAAAGCCTTCTCCACCTGCACTTCCCACCTCATGGCTGTTGTCCTCTTCTACGGTTCTGCGGCTTTCTTGTATTTCCATCCCTTTTCCAAACACACAGATCAAGGGAAAACAGCCTCCATCTTCTACACCATGGTGACCCCCATGCTCAACCCTTTCATCTACAGCCTGAGGAACAAGGAGGTGAGGAGCACCCTCAGAAAAGCTATGAACAAGCTTCTCTCTTGCATGTATTTCCACAGGTCCCGCTCTAACCAAACCAAAGTAGATATCACCTGCCACAGCAGAGCGAGCAGAAGAAATAAGGCCGACACCTGA